Genomic DNA from Thiosocius teredinicola:
GCGCGACGACGAGATGCCGGGATTGATCGATGACTACCGCAAGGCGGCGCGCAACGCGATCGATGCCGGCTGTGACGGCGTCGAGATACATTCCGCTAACAACTATCTGCTCGAACAGTTCTTGCGCGACAGCGTCAACGATCGATCCGGACCCTACGGCGGCAGCATCGAGAACCGCACGCGACTGGTCGTCGAGATCATGCAGACGGTCTGTCGTGAGGTCGGCGCCAACCGTGTCGGCATTCGTCTGAGTCCGATGACCACGTTCAACGACACACCACGCGATAGCGACCCACAGGCGCTCTATACGTACCTTGTCGAACAGCTCAAACCGCTGGGCATCGCCTATGTTCACGTCGTCGAAGGCGAAACCGGCGGCGCACGCGAACCTGAAGACGCTGCGCGACCCTTCGACTACAACGCCCTCAAGGCCGCTTTCGGCGGCTGCTGGATGGTCAACAACGGGTATTCGAAAGAGATGGCCGGGTCGGCGATTGCCCAGGGTTCTGCCGATTTGATCGCTATCGGTCGACCGTTCATCAGCAACCCGGATCTGGTACGTCGCTTTGAGGAGGGTGCTGAACTGAACCAGCTGCAAGAAGACAAACTGTATGGCGGTGGCGCGGCCGGCTACACGGACTACCCCACCCTGTAGTACTGCTATACGGCTGAGCCATAGCGAGCCACCGGGCCAAGCGGTGAGCGGTTGGTTCGTATTTGCCCGGCGTCAGCTATCGCAGCGGCAGTTGGCGCTGACGAACTGTTTGAATGCAGCCATATCGGATTCATCTTCGAAAGCACGCTTGGGGACCAACAGGGCGATCGAATTATCCACATAAAGGCAAAGCAGGCTTGCGGTCTCGTCGTAATCGAGGACACCTTCCCAAGCGACGCTCTGCGTGCCCATCGCCGACGTAACCGTGACGCCGTCCGAAGTCAAAACAACCTGTTGTTCTATTAGGGTGCATCCGCTGTCGGAAAGCATATTCCGCATCAGGTGTTTTTGTTGTTCGACGCCCCAAAACAGGTAGAGCACGAAGGCGCACAGCCAGGCACCGACGGCCAAGTACAGCGGCAACATGTCAACCGACTCATGGTTCCGCTGGTAAAACTGCACCACGGCAGCGAAACCGAGCCCAATGAGCAGCCACAGCGCTAGATTTGCCAGTGTTGCCTTGAGCGAGGCGTGCTTATCGCGCGACTGCACCCGGTGCGTCGCCGCGTTGATGAACTCAGCAAATTCCGGTCGGTTCAATGCGAACTTCACTTCCATGCGGCACCTCTTGTCGTTATGAGCCACTCCGTCGGCGGCGATCGTTTCTCACTGCAGGGTCGCCTTGAAACGCGCAGTCTCCTGATCGCTCAGCCGACAGAACACCTCGGAGAAACCCAAGCCGTCAATGTCCCTGGAGAAGCAGTTGCCGTCCATCACGTAGGTCAACACCGAACTGTGCGGACTCTGCCGGTCGTGTGCCTGGATGATCACATCGGACTCGCCGGGGCTGACGAATACCAGTTCGTAGTCGGCTTCACGCACCTGCCCTTGATAATAACTGCGCACCTGTGAGCAATCGAACTCTACGACCATGCTTCCGAAAAAGTCGTGCTCGAACATCTTGCGCACCTCCTCGGGCAGCGCCACGGACGCCATGTTCGCCAATGTCTTGGCCTCGTCCGACCGCCAGGCACCCAGCAATGGCGAACAGGACGTGGTCGATGCCGCGACCGCGCCGGAGCAACAAACCATATGGAAAAGGGCCAACGGAAAAACGCAACGCCTGATCAACTGCGAAATGCCTCTAAAGCAACGCCGAAATGGTTGAAGTTGTTGGAGCCCGACAGCGAGCAACCGGGGTTATGCAATGTTTGGGAAACGGGTCTCGCACGCCACGTCCAGGTACCCGAAGACTCCCCTTCCTCTGTCCAGCAGCAGTGAGCGAGCCAACGCACGCATGCTGGTCGCCGGCTCGGTGGGATATCCAGACTCCTGAAACGAGCCTTCAGTCGTTCGCGACCAGAAACTCCAGCCCGACGCCGTCGATACAGGTGCGGATGATACGCGCTTTCAGCGGCTCTGCTTCTTCGGGCAGATCCATCGCCTGAACTTCGATGACAGTACCCAGCGCGGGATACGGGTGCCCCCCGTTTTCAACAAACAGCCCGCAATCGGAGATATCGCGCGTGTTGACCACCATCGAGCCAAACGAGGGGTCGCGTACGGTTACGCGTGCCGACAACGGCAGACGCGGATGCTTTCTCCGCTCTTCCTTACCCATGATTGATTCCCGTCGCTGATCTGCTGCCAACATCTTGCTCTCTCACTTGCTCGCCCCTCATTGAGAACTGAGCCCTTTCGTGGTTGCTTGTTAGCTGTTTTTCGGCGTGACTATAAAAAAGCTTTAGTATTTGGACGAATTCTATTCGCTTAATACGAATTGGCATCCTAAAGGCGCGCTTCGACACGCGGTAGGACGATCAAAACTGCCGTCACCCTTCCCCACAGGGGCCGCCGTCACACAAGAGCCGGGCAATTGCGGCCCTGCCGGAAGGCAGTAGGTAGACCTCCGCAGCGGCGCCTTGCGCTACCTCGCGCTCTGTCTGCAGCGCCGCGTCTTTCGGCATGAAGTACGCCTCGATACCGTATTCCATCCGATGGCTACCGTACACGGAACGGACCCGGCCACGAATGAACAGGCCTTCTGCCGGTTCGGTGCGCTGCAACCCGGTGGGTACGAAGTATGGCCCGTCCTGTTGCAGCGTCACATAGCCGACTTCGCCATATCGAAAGTCATCTTTGACGAGCTTTTCGTCGATCTCCGAGATCGCGTAATCAAGGCGCACATAGTTGCCGCGGAACAGGCTGCGCGGGTCTATCGGCACCGTTTCCAACTTGACTGGCGAACCAAACCATAGCGGCCAGACCGATCCCAGGTACTCGACCGCCAGAACGGCCAACTGAAACAGCAGCGTCAGAACGAGGCCGACCGCCAAAAAGCGTCGCGGTATGGTTGGGGCCGCCAATTGTTGCTCAGCCATGCCCTTTCCCCTGCGTCTTCATGCGTAGATGCCAATAACGCGCCGCGCCGAATAGGATCAAGGCGGCAACGGCAAACAAAGCCGCCCCGCCTAGATAGTCGCCGATTAGATCGAAATAGCGGAACAACGCGGTTAACAGCAGCACGACCACACCGGTATAGAAAAAGTGTGTCATCGACGCATCGATGCCGCGCCGAATCAGCCAGATGCCGCTGATCAGCAGCATCAGATTGGTCGCTATCGCCAGCCCGTCCTGATCCGGCGACCGGCCGGCATACAGCCAGTAAAACACCGCGACGAAAAACAGCGTGTTGGCCAACACCGGCCCGCTGGCGTGCCTGCCGGATGCCCACGCCAACCAGGCCCCAGCAGCCCCGCACACACCGATCACCAAAGGCACCAGGAATGCCGAATCGATGCGCAATGTATCCAATCCATCCCACGCGTCGGCAAAACTCAGCACCAGCAACAGCACCAGAAGCGCGCGCAACAGCCAGAGGTGCAGCGCGAACCCATAGTCACGCAGGGCGTGGCGTGTTCTACGCGTCAGCCACCAGGCGACTCCTGCGAGCAACAGGCCAACTGCGACGTTAAGCGGTACCTGGTCATCGATGAAATGGAAATACTGCGTTCCACTGAAATGCCAGGAGAACAGCATGTTCATCCAGACGATCAGCCCGACCACGGCAAACAGAAACAATAAGACCGATTCCTTTCGGGTCACCAGCAACCAGAGCACCGGCAACGCGAATAGCGGGTAGCTATAAGGCATGAACCCGCTTTCACGCTCAACCACCAGCCAGATCGTGGCCAGCGTCAGGCACAGCAACGCGAGCAGGCGACTTTGGGTGAAGAACACCAACGGCAGCACGCCCAAGGCCCAAAAATAGATACCGTCGGGAAAGTGCTCGCCCAGATGATAGATCTGCGCGATCAGCATGATCGATGCGCCGTAGCAGATACCGCCGAAGAACAACCACAAGGTGCCCGCGCGGTAGCGCTCGTTCAGCATATAGCGGATGCCGATGATGTTGACGACCAGCGTCAAGCCGACCAGTCCCAGCATGCGCACCATTCGAGGAATATCGTCCCAGTTGTGCGACACGATCAGGATCAGGGCCAGGCCGAAAAAGGCCGTGGCAAGCGAGGTCAGTACGTAGTAACCGAACGATGTGCCATGTGCATCGTCCAGCGACAGGCCGTAGCGCGCCAGGATCGCCTGGCCCTGCGATCGCTCGATCAAGCCATCGTCGACCCAGCGACTGACTTCGCGTGCGGTATCGTTTTTAAAAAGTCGGAACAGTCTCATGGAGTCGACGAATATAGAAAGACTTTCAGTTTAGCTGCACGTATCGCAGCCAGCGATTTTCGGGCTACTCGAAAGGCTCAAGAGAAAAGACATCATGTAACTCCAGCAAGCCCATAGTATGGAACCGTTCATCTCCGTATGGCGGCGTGTCGAACTCAATATATGCCAACGCGACGCCCAAACCAGTAACCTCGATGCCGCGTACGGTACCTCTGCCGAACGCCTTGTGATAGATATATCTGCCTACCTTGACCAACCCAACGCCGGGAAAGTGATACTCCTCGACTAGAGAGCCTTGGCGCATATTAACAAGTTGCGCAATCTGCTCACTATGCACCAACCAGAAACTGCCGTACTTGGTCCAAAGCCTGGGTAGGTTCTCCTCCAGCCACGATTGCGACTCGTAGTCCCCACTCCCCCAATGGTCGTCGGCGTCATCACTGCTTGCTGCGTCCGGCAACTGTTCGTAGATATCTCCGCCGTCCGTCACGTGCGCGTAAGCATCGACCGCCACGTAGAGAAACTCTTCGAACTCCGCCGAGGGTCCATGCTCGGTCATCTCAACCTCGACATCGGCCAGCGAATCAGGGGCCTGGAGTGCCCGGTAATAGACCGCTTTGCCGCAAGACACCAGCCAGCAGCGAAAGTAGAGAAACACATCGTCTGACCCGTAGCCTGCATTGAGCAGAGTGCAGGCAGCCCACAACGGGCCCGAGTAGGCTGATGCGAGCAAACGGTCCACATGTTGACGAAACTCTACGATCTCGCGCGGGTTCTGAGCCTGTAGCAGCTCGGCAAGGCAATCGATCTGATAGTGCCCCGCCTCCATGCAGGCCAGGCTCTGATCGATCAGTTTCCAAAACGCTTCTTCGGTCATATCACCGTCCACTGGAATTGCGCAGACAGCACGATCATCGGCGGTCTTCT
This window encodes:
- a CDS encoding alkene reductase codes for the protein MPTLYDSFDLSGIHLDNRLVMAPLTRNRATPGNKPNALTVEYYRQRATAGLIITEATQISPMGQGYIDTPGIYSADQIEAWGSVSDAVHAAGGKLFMQLWHVGRISHTSLLPDGASPVSSTDRKPNAMTFAAEGFVEVSAPRALRDDEMPGLIDDYRKAARNAIDAGCDGVEIHSANNYLLEQFLRDSVNDRSGPYGGSIENRTRLVVEIMQTVCREVGANRVGIRLSPMTTFNDTPRDSDPQALYTYLVEQLKPLGIAYVHVVEGETGGAREPEDAARPFDYNALKAAFGGCWMVNNGYSKEMAGSAIAQGSADLIAIGRPFISNPDLVRRFEEGAELNQLQEDKLYGGGAAGYTDYPTL
- a CDS encoding YcxB family protein — protein: MEVKFALNRPEFAEFINAATHRVQSRDKHASLKATLANLALWLLIGLGFAAVVQFYQRNHESVDMLPLYLAVGAWLCAFVLYLFWGVEQQKHLMRNMLSDSGCTLIEQQVVLTSDGVTVTSAMGTQSVAWEGVLDYDETASLLCLYVDNSIALLVPKRAFEDESDMAAFKQFVSANCRCDS
- a CDS encoding PilZ domain-containing protein, translated to MGKEERRKHPRLPLSARVTVRDPSFGSMVVNTRDISDCGLFVENGGHPYPALGTVIEVQAMDLPEEAEPLKARIIRTCIDGVGLEFLVAND
- a CDS encoding GDYXXLXY domain-containing protein, encoding MAEQQLAAPTIPRRFLAVGLVLTLLFQLAVLAVEYLGSVWPLWFGSPVKLETVPIDPRSLFRGNYVRLDYAISEIDEKLVKDDFRYGEVGYVTLQQDGPYFVPTGLQRTEPAEGLFIRGRVRSVYGSHRMEYGIEAYFMPKDAALQTEREVAQGAAAEVYLLPSGRAAIARLLCDGGPCGEG
- a CDS encoding DUF2157 domain-containing protein; the protein is MRLFRLFKNDTAREVSRWVDDGLIERSQGQAILARYGLSLDDAHGTSFGYYVLTSLATAFFGLALILIVSHNWDDIPRMVRMLGLVGLTLVVNIIGIRYMLNERYRAGTLWLFFGGICYGASIMLIAQIYHLGEHFPDGIYFWALGVLPLVFFTQSRLLALLCLTLATIWLVVERESGFMPYSYPLFALPVLWLLVTRKESVLLFLFAVVGLIVWMNMLFSWHFSGTQYFHFIDDQVPLNVAVGLLLAGVAWWLTRRTRHALRDYGFALHLWLLRALLVLLLVLSFADAWDGLDTLRIDSAFLVPLVIGVCGAAGAWLAWASGRHASGPVLANTLFFVAVFYWLYAGRSPDQDGLAIATNLMLLISGIWLIRRGIDASMTHFFYTGVVVLLLTALFRYFDLIGDYLGGAALFAVAALILFGAARYWHLRMKTQGKGHG
- a CDS encoding DUF4240 domain-containing protein produces the protein MTEEAFWKLIDQSLACMEAGHYQIDCLAELLQAQNPREIVEFRQHVDRLLASAYSGPLWAACTLLNAGYGSDDVFLYFRCWLVSCGKAVYYRALQAPDSLADVEVEMTEHGPSAEFEEFLYVAVDAYAHVTDGGDIYEQLPDAASSDDADDHWGSGDYESQSWLEENLPRLWTKYGSFWLVHSEQIAQLVNMRQGSLVEEYHFPGVGLVKVGRYIYHKAFGRGTVRGIEVTGLGVALAYIEFDTPPYGDERFHTMGLLELHDVFSLEPFE